In the Flagellimonas sp. MMG031 genome, one interval contains:
- a CDS encoding serine hydrolase domain-containing protein, whose translation MRDCLHFLTVIFIAVNGYGQQHLDTVIKRLFDDQMEKTEVKNAFLQVYSKSKGINIQFADSDDCTEDAPTMENPIYTASITKMFTATAIGILKDNGKLNFEDQIYQHLPEQLMKNLHVLEGEEYSKDITISHLLQHTSGLPDYFTGTTVDGSPNIINQLLVDTDKSWSPQEMIAFSKEKMEPHFVPGQGYHYTDTEYVLLALIIENVSGTTLDQFFQQYIFEPLGMDASYINLKSTPIKKQLPMAKFYAGDIALSSIQSLSADWGGGGLVSTTQDLVQFLVAFQEDKIVKKETRLTMQHWTHETKGMEYGFGIRKVSFNNLFDTDTHLEVIGHTGSTASFLWYCSQLDTYIAGTLNQLEASKSTLNWVYEILSLIDQH comes from the coding sequence ATGAGAGATTGTTTACACTTTCTAACTGTTATTTTTATCGCAGTAAACGGCTATGGACAACAACATTTGGATACGGTCATCAAACGATTGTTTGATGACCAAATGGAAAAAACGGAAGTCAAAAATGCTTTCTTGCAGGTGTACTCCAAATCTAAAGGTATCAATATTCAATTTGCCGATAGCGATGATTGTACGGAAGATGCTCCAACGATGGAAAATCCCATTTATACAGCCAGTATCACCAAGATGTTTACGGCCACTGCCATAGGCATCCTAAAGGATAACGGGAAATTAAATTTTGAGGACCAGATATACCAGCACCTTCCAGAGCAATTGATGAAGAACCTGCATGTGCTAGAAGGCGAAGAATATTCCAAGGACATTACCATTTCCCATTTATTACAGCACACTTCAGGCTTGCCAGACTATTTTACGGGTACCACCGTTGATGGTAGTCCAAATATAATCAATCAGCTACTGGTGGATACGGACAAATCTTGGTCCCCTCAAGAAATGATTGCCTTTAGCAAAGAGAAAATGGAGCCCCATTTTGTACCGGGTCAAGGGTACCACTATACCGATACGGAGTATGTGCTTTTGGCCTTGATCATTGAAAATGTGAGCGGCACCACTTTAGATCAGTTCTTTCAACAGTACATTTTTGAACCTTTGGGTATGGATGCGTCCTATATCAATTTAAAATCGACCCCAATAAAAAAGCAATTACCAATGGCCAAGTTTTATGCTGGTGATATTGCGTTATCGTCCATCCAAAGTCTGAGTGCCGACTGGGGCGGTGGTGGTTTGGTATCCACAACACAAGATCTTGTGCAATTTCTAGTAGCCTTCCAAGAAGATAAAATCGTAAAAAAAGAAACCCGTTTGACAATGCAACATTGGACGCATGAAACCAAAGGAATGGAATATGGTTTTGGGATACGAAAAGTATCTTTTAATAATCTTTTTGATACGGATACACACCTAGAGGTTATCGGGCACACCGGCAGTACAGCATCCTTTTTATGGTACTGTTCACAATTGGATACGTATATTGCAGGTACTTTAAATCAATTGGAAGCTTCCAAAAGCACATTGAACTGGGTATATGAGATTCTTTCATTGATCGATCAACACTAA